The following proteins are co-located in the Agromyces laixinhei genome:
- a CDS encoding branched-chain amino acid ABC transporter permease translates to MSTDLETPIPTKFDVSDFDPQARRARSIRRILLGVVALVAVIGLPWWVYPPIAVDIAAWALFAISVDLLLGFVGLLSFGHAAFWGVSAYSAGLIAQNLGVPFPVAIIGGAIAAMIIAVPIGYLAVKRAGIYFAMVTLAFAQMIWFVANQWNDVTGGENGLQGVPKSFFGIELIETEAFYFYYVAVILIVLGAWLAWRIVNSPFGRVLVAIRDNPSRTRALGYDVERYKLIAFVLSAGIAGIAGGVFAISHGFVSLQELDWSTSGKVVLMTVLGGMGTLWGGPIGAAVIVLLEDRLATSGFDGIGIITGSIFILCVLLFRRGIWGTAKNLIDKATAAFAKRKG, encoded by the coding sequence ATGAGCACCGATCTCGAGACGCCGATCCCGACGAAGTTCGACGTCAGCGACTTCGATCCCCAGGCCCGGCGCGCCCGGAGCATCCGCCGGATCCTGCTGGGCGTCGTCGCGCTCGTGGCCGTCATCGGCCTGCCGTGGTGGGTCTACCCGCCCATCGCCGTCGACATCGCCGCGTGGGCCCTGTTCGCCATCTCGGTCGACCTGCTGCTCGGTTTCGTGGGTCTGCTCTCGTTCGGACATGCGGCGTTCTGGGGCGTCTCCGCCTACTCCGCCGGACTCATCGCGCAGAACCTCGGCGTGCCGTTCCCGGTGGCGATCATCGGCGGCGCCATCGCGGCGATGATCATCGCGGTGCCGATCGGCTACCTCGCCGTGAAGCGCGCGGGCATCTACTTCGCGATGGTGACGCTCGCGTTCGCGCAGATGATCTGGTTCGTGGCGAATCAGTGGAACGACGTCACGGGCGGTGAGAACGGCCTGCAGGGCGTTCCGAAGTCGTTCTTCGGCATCGAGCTCATCGAGACCGAGGCGTTCTACTTCTACTACGTCGCCGTGATCCTGATCGTGCTCGGCGCGTGGCTGGCATGGCGCATCGTGAACTCCCCGTTCGGGCGGGTGCTCGTGGCGATCCGCGACAACCCCTCGCGCACCCGAGCGCTCGGCTACGACGTCGAGCGCTACAAGCTGATCGCGTTCGTGCTCTCGGCCGGCATCGCCGGCATCGCCGGCGGCGTGTTCGCCATCAGCCACGGATTCGTGTCGCTGCAGGAGCTCGACTGGTCCACCTCGGGCAAGGTCGTGCTCATGACGGTGCTCGGCGGCATGGGCACCCTGTGGGGCGGCCCCATCGGCGCTGCGGTCATCGTGCTCCTCGAGGATCGGCTCGCGACGAGCGGTTTCGACGGCATCGGCATCATCACCGGGTCGATCTTCATCCTCTGCGTGCTGCTGTTCCGACGCGGCATCTGGGGCACCGCGAAGAACCTCATCGACAAGGCAACGGCGGCCTTCGCGAAGCGCAAGGGGTGA
- a CDS encoding LPXTG cell wall anchor domain-containing protein, with protein sequence MSNPGAVPAHFDTDARTRVRWSSRRPFRRIAAILTSLALGAGLAVVGVVAPASAHTGDLIAKAACNPVTGEYDVTYSLKLSQASGKHGVTMWRVGTAAFDGTPKSDAGMDRGPVASDGNVTITLGTESLPGDTTTAPWVYAFTTWSDDFTKGSDGRVENLKGDCTTSGPEEIEVEGAPTFSDECGPGNEQVTLPDNTDFIEWTQAEQGGVITVTATARDGYVFAPGAKTTWNFEVDDEACTEASLDGSVVTGVCEADSPWIFFDVALTDPDDQVTDRNVRLVLSDGTDSETLDLGELDEQGLLQGKVLWPGASVDDEGNADGWPGWTRLDDGTWVETDGNFAWTRDLTNATIVVNPELPVELVYPEATPDCAVAPPTPGEPGGEGETPSTPAAGESLAHTGFAGTTIAIVAGLIVLAGAAFIVIARLRRKKS encoded by the coding sequence ATGAGCAATCCCGGCGCCGTTCCGGCGCACTTCGACACTGATGCCCGCACTCGCGTGCGATGGTCGTCACGACGCCCGTTCCGCCGCATCGCGGCGATCCTCACCTCACTCGCGCTCGGCGCGGGACTCGCCGTCGTGGGCGTCGTCGCCCCCGCCAGCGCGCACACCGGCGACCTCATCGCGAAGGCCGCGTGCAACCCCGTCACCGGCGAGTACGACGTGACGTACTCGCTGAAGTTGTCGCAGGCTTCGGGCAAGCACGGGGTGACGATGTGGCGCGTCGGCACCGCCGCATTCGACGGCACGCCGAAGAGCGATGCGGGCATGGACCGGGGTCCGGTCGCCTCTGACGGAAACGTCACGATCACCCTCGGAACCGAGAGCCTGCCCGGCGATACGACGACCGCCCCGTGGGTGTACGCATTCACGACGTGGAGCGACGACTTCACGAAGGGCTCCGACGGTCGAGTCGAGAATCTGAAGGGTGACTGCACGACGTCTGGGCCCGAGGAGATCGAAGTGGAGGGCGCACCGACGTTCAGCGACGAGTGCGGGCCCGGCAATGAGCAGGTGACCCTCCCCGACAACACGGACTTCATCGAGTGGACGCAGGCCGAACAGGGTGGCGTGATCACGGTCACGGCGACCGCGAGAGACGGCTACGTCTTCGCACCCGGCGCGAAGACGACCTGGAACTTCGAGGTCGACGACGAGGCATGCACAGAGGCGAGCCTCGACGGTTCCGTCGTGACGGGTGTCTGCGAGGCGGACTCCCCGTGGATCTTCTTCGACGTCGCGCTCACCGACCCCGACGACCAGGTGACCGACCGGAACGTGCGGCTCGTGTTGAGCGACGGCACCGACTCCGAGACGCTCGACCTCGGCGAGCTCGACGAGCAGGGCCTGCTCCAGGGCAAGGTGCTCTGGCCCGGTGCCTCGGTCGATGACGAGGGCAACGCCGACGGCTGGCCCGGCTGGACCCGGCTCGACGACGGAACCTGGGTCGAGACCGACGGAAACTTCGCCTGGACCCGCGACCTCACGAACGCGACCATCGTCGTGAACCCCGAGCTGCCGGTCGAGCTGGTCTACCCCGAGGCCACCCCCGACTGTGCCGTGGCACCTCCCACGCCGGGCGAGCCCGGTGGCGAGGGTGAAACCCCGTCGACGCCCGCGGCCGGCGAGAGCCTCGCGCACACCGGCTTCGCCGGCACGACGATCGCGATCGTCGCGGGGCTGATCGTGCTCGCAGGCGCCGCGTTCATCGTGATCGCACGCCTGCGGCGCAAGAAGTCCTAG
- a CDS encoding LysR family transcriptional regulator — protein sequence MSTTTLRPPRPNPDDLLVLLAVSRTGRYTAAGAELGVNHTTIARRITALESALGGRVLARGADGWMLTALGEHAIAAAEGVERALDGLSPEDPRLAGVVRLSATDGFSGFIASPAIVAVRRKHPDVSLEIVAAQRRAAQHRMGVDLEVVVGTPHVHRAEAVHLADYALGLYASRSFLERHGTPRSPADLEGAPLVYFIESMLQVDALDEARRSTQGMIDAVSSTNVYVHVDATRAGAGFGLLPAFLADGHDDLERLFADEIDERLPYWLVCRPEALTQPVVLAFIEALRARIADVTDELLGRSARAA from the coding sequence ATGTCGACGACGACGCTGCGCCCTCCACGCCCGAACCCCGATGACCTGCTGGTGCTGCTCGCGGTCTCCCGCACCGGCCGGTACACCGCCGCCGGCGCCGAGCTCGGCGTCAACCACACCACGATCGCGCGGCGGATCACCGCCCTCGAGAGCGCACTCGGCGGACGAGTGCTCGCGCGCGGCGCCGACGGGTGGATGCTCACCGCGCTCGGTGAGCACGCGATCGCCGCCGCCGAGGGCGTGGAGCGCGCACTCGACGGCCTCTCCCCCGAGGACCCACGGCTCGCCGGGGTCGTGCGGCTCTCGGCGACCGACGGCTTCAGCGGGTTCATCGCGTCACCCGCGATCGTCGCGGTGCGACGCAAGCATCCGGATGTCTCACTCGAGATCGTCGCGGCCCAGCGGCGCGCAGCACAGCACCGCATGGGCGTCGACCTCGAGGTCGTGGTCGGCACGCCGCACGTGCATCGTGCCGAGGCCGTGCACCTCGCCGACTACGCGCTCGGCCTCTACGCGAGTCGCTCCTTCCTCGAGCGGCACGGCACGCCTCGTTCGCCCGCCGACCTCGAGGGGGCTCCGCTCGTCTACTTCATCGAGTCGATGCTGCAGGTCGATGCCCTCGACGAAGCGCGCCGGTCGACCCAGGGCATGATCGACGCGGTCTCCAGCACGAACGTGTACGTGCACGTCGACGCGACCCGTGCCGGCGCCGGGTTCGGCCTGCTGCCCGCCTTCCTCGCCGATGGACACGACGACCTCGAGCGGCTCTTCGCCGATGAGATCGATGAGCGCTTGCCCTACTGGCTCGTGTGTCGCCCCGAGGCGCTGACGCAGCCGGTCGTGCTCGCGTTCATCGAGGCTCTCCGGGCGCGCATCGCCGACGTCACCGACGAATTGCTCGGGCGGAGCGCCCGAGCCGCCTGA
- a CDS encoding A/G-specific adenine glycosylase encodes MPRPPTPDTIATSVVDWFADAARPLPWRAAGVSPWAVLVSEFMLQQTQVARVVPRWEAWIARWPTAAALAAEPPSEAVRAWERLGYPRRALWLHRAAVEIVERHDGEVPADIDALLALQGIGPYTARAIAAFAFGARVPVVDTNTRRVIARAVAGQAEPGPPSTSRDLAAMAGLLPRDRDAARRFNAGAMELGATICTARSPRCDACPIAGACAWRAAGYPAYTGPRKAGQPRFEGSDRQVRGLVMRELRAAHRPVSRAEFEPLWADAAQLERALTTLVADGLAVGNPDGYRLPER; translated from the coding sequence ATGCCACGCCCGCCGACCCCCGACACGATCGCGACCTCGGTCGTCGACTGGTTCGCCGACGCCGCCCGGCCGCTGCCGTGGCGAGCGGCCGGGGTCTCGCCGTGGGCGGTGCTCGTGAGCGAGTTCATGCTGCAGCAGACGCAGGTCGCGCGTGTGGTGCCGCGCTGGGAGGCGTGGATCGCCCGCTGGCCGACCGCGGCGGCGCTCGCCGCGGAACCGCCGTCGGAGGCGGTGCGCGCATGGGAACGGCTCGGGTATCCGCGACGCGCGTTGTGGCTGCACCGCGCCGCGGTCGAGATCGTCGAGCGCCACGACGGAGAGGTGCCGGCCGACATCGATGCGCTGCTCGCCCTCCAGGGCATCGGACCCTACACGGCGCGCGCGATCGCGGCGTTCGCCTTCGGCGCGCGGGTGCCGGTCGTCGACACGAACACCCGCAGGGTCATCGCCCGCGCCGTGGCCGGTCAGGCCGAACCCGGGCCGCCGTCGACGAGCCGGGACCTCGCAGCGATGGCGGGGCTGCTCCCCCGCGACCGCGACGCCGCCCGCCGATTCAACGCCGGGGCGATGGAGCTCGGGGCGACGATCTGCACCGCGCGGTCGCCGCGGTGCGACGCGTGCCCGATCGCCGGGGCGTGCGCGTGGCGAGCTGCCGGATACCCGGCGTACACGGGCCCGCGGAAGGCGGGTCAGCCGCGGTTCGAAGGCTCCGATCGACAGGTTCGCGGCCTGGTCATGCGGGAGCTGCGCGCTGCGCACCGTCCCGTCTCACGAGCCGAGTTCGAGCCGCTCTGGGCGGATGCGGCGCAACTCGAGCGCGCCCTCACGACGCTTGTGGCCGACGGGCTGGCTGTCGGCAACCCCGACGGCTACCGCCTGCCCGAGAGGTGA
- a CDS encoding ABC transporter substrate-binding protein has translation MASTRRGLLGVTGFAASALLLAGCAGGPAPAAESELSDDKVVIGLLNDQSGVYKDLSGPNSEVAIEMAIEDYFAEYGDEAVVTEEQLEIVTADTQNKPDVANTQAQQMYDRSNADIILDVPASSAALAVAEVAAQKKKLYINVGAATMELTGAACNPYTFHWAYNTQMLAKGAAGVVEDGGETWSLVYPDYAFGQDMVKSFTGAVEDAGGTINESIATPFPNDNFSTFITRAASTNPDVVGIMAAGGDLINFVKQFNQSGVRDQATLAVGLMFITDIHSLGVEEFAGTTFTDAWYWNYDEQNREFADRFQKLTDTRPSFAHAANYSAAYQYLDAIQRAGTDDADAIVSELEGLKVNDVFLRNGEIRAGDHSVIHDSYVAKVKAADDVEEDWDYEEIIATIPAEDAFPDVNPDCSL, from the coding sequence ATGGCATCCACGAGACGAGGCCTCCTCGGCGTCACCGGCTTCGCTGCGAGCGCGCTGCTGCTCGCCGGCTGCGCCGGCGGACCAGCGCCCGCCGCCGAATCCGAACTCAGCGACGACAAGGTCGTGATCGGACTGCTCAACGACCAGTCGGGCGTCTACAAGGACCTCTCGGGCCCCAACAGCGAAGTCGCGATCGAGATGGCGATCGAGGACTACTTCGCCGAGTACGGCGACGAGGCGGTCGTGACCGAGGAACAGCTCGAGATCGTCACGGCCGACACCCAGAACAAGCCGGATGTCGCGAACACCCAGGCCCAGCAGATGTACGACCGCTCGAACGCCGACATCATCCTCGATGTTCCGGCGTCGTCGGCCGCCCTCGCGGTCGCCGAGGTCGCTGCCCAGAAGAAGAAGTTGTACATCAACGTCGGCGCGGCCACGATGGAGCTCACCGGTGCGGCCTGCAACCCCTACACGTTCCACTGGGCCTACAACACCCAGATGCTCGCCAAGGGTGCCGCGGGCGTCGTCGAAGACGGCGGCGAGACCTGGAGTCTCGTCTACCCCGACTACGCCTTCGGCCAGGACATGGTGAAGTCGTTCACCGGCGCGGTCGAAGATGCCGGCGGCACGATCAACGAGTCGATCGCCACGCCGTTCCCGAACGACAACTTCTCGACGTTCATCACGCGCGCGGCGTCGACGAATCCCGATGTCGTGGGCATCATGGCGGCGGGCGGCGACCTGATCAACTTCGTCAAGCAGTTCAACCAATCGGGCGTGCGCGATCAGGCGACCCTCGCCGTGGGCCTCATGTTCATCACCGACATCCACTCGCTCGGCGTCGAAGAGTTCGCCGGCACCACCTTCACCGACGCGTGGTACTGGAACTACGACGAGCAGAATCGCGAGTTCGCCGACCGCTTCCAGAAGCTGACCGACACCCGCCCGTCGTTCGCTCACGCCGCGAACTACTCGGCCGCGTACCAGTACCTCGACGCCATCCAGCGCGCGGGCACGGATGACGCGGACGCCATCGTCAGCGAGCTCGAGGGCTTGAAGGTGAATGACGTGTTCCTCCGCAACGGCGAGATCCGTGCGGGCGACCACTCGGTCATCCACGACTCGTACGTCGCCAAGGTGAAAGCAGCCGACGATGTCGAGGAGGACTGGGACTACGAGGAGATCATCGCGACGATCCCGGCCGAGGACGCGTTCCCCGACGTGAACCCGGACTGCTCGCTCTGA
- the rbfA gene encoding 30S ribosome-binding factor RbfA: MADPARARKMADRIKEIVAKRLDKGLRDPRLGFVTITDVRVTGDLQHASIFYTVYGTDEERQDSAKALKAATGMLRSEVGRNITARLTPSLEFIADAIPENAEHISALLREAQTRDAETAEFAATAEYAGEADPYVKPREYQDDDGADGRVDEADASR; this comes from the coding sequence ATGGCTGATCCGGCACGGGCCAGGAAGATGGCCGATCGCATCAAGGAGATCGTCGCGAAACGCCTCGACAAGGGCCTCCGCGACCCTCGGCTCGGGTTCGTCACGATCACCGACGTTCGCGTCACCGGCGACCTGCAGCACGCCAGCATCTTCTACACGGTGTACGGCACCGACGAAGAGCGGCAGGATTCCGCCAAGGCGCTGAAGGCGGCGACCGGGATGCTCCGCAGTGAGGTCGGCCGCAACATCACTGCCAGACTGACGCCGTCGCTCGAGTTCATCGCCGATGCGATCCCCGAGAACGCCGAGCACATCAGCGCGCTGCTCCGTGAGGCGCAGACGCGCGACGCTGAGACGGCCGAGTTCGCCGCGACCGCCGAGTACGCGGGCGAAGCAGACCCGTACGTCAAGCCTCGCGAGTACCAGGACGACGACGGTGCCGACGGCAGGGTCGACGAAGCGGATGCCTCGCGCTGA
- a CDS encoding ketopantoate reductase family protein encodes MRIGIIGAGALGGTFAVLLSRAGHEVEVTARGAGLEAIRVGGIRLTGGYGDLHVRVAAGTRLSVRPDLVLVCTKAQDAAAAIEGNAPLIDGATVVVVQNGLDGVVTAERLLPSSTCMGLLSIIAANYTEPGSVRVTTTAASYLGRGDGLADATCVRVAAILSEAVPVIAIDGFRGAQWTKLVVNMLNAVPAIVGRSVQEVVDDRRLRRVVTAEMRECVRVGIARGIRFGRLQGLGNLRLRLFARLPLVIGQVLPWLMRIRMGGNPNLGSTQQSVRRGQPTEIDHLNGVVVREAAAAGRVAPVNRALTALMHEVEDRGAFLPAERVLDAVRV; translated from the coding sequence GTGAGGATCGGCATCATCGGCGCGGGCGCACTCGGCGGCACGTTCGCGGTTCTGCTCTCACGTGCCGGTCACGAGGTCGAGGTCACGGCGCGCGGAGCCGGACTCGAGGCGATCAGGGTTGGCGGCATCCGGCTGACCGGCGGGTACGGCGACCTGCACGTGCGGGTCGCCGCGGGTACGCGCCTCTCGGTGCGGCCGGATCTCGTGCTCGTGTGCACCAAGGCGCAGGACGCCGCCGCAGCGATCGAAGGCAACGCCCCGCTCATCGACGGTGCAACGGTCGTCGTCGTGCAGAACGGCCTCGACGGCGTGGTGACGGCCGAACGGCTGTTGCCGTCGTCGACCTGCATGGGGTTGCTCTCGATCATCGCCGCGAACTACACGGAGCCCGGCTCCGTGCGGGTGACCACCACCGCCGCGAGCTACCTCGGCCGCGGCGACGGGCTCGCCGACGCAACGTGCGTGCGCGTCGCCGCGATCCTCTCCGAGGCGGTGCCCGTCATCGCGATCGACGGCTTCCGCGGGGCGCAGTGGACGAAGCTCGTCGTCAACATGCTGAACGCCGTGCCCGCGATCGTCGGGCGCAGCGTGCAGGAGGTCGTCGACGATCGGCGCCTGCGCCGGGTCGTCACCGCCGAGATGCGCGAGTGCGTGCGCGTCGGCATCGCCCGCGGCATTCGCTTCGGCAGGTTGCAGGGGCTGGGAAACCTGCGGTTGCGGCTCTTCGCGCGCTTGCCGCTCGTGATCGGACAGGTGCTTCCGTGGCTGATGCGGATCCGCATGGGCGGCAACCCGAACCTCGGCTCGACCCAGCAGAGCGTGCGCCGCGGTCAGCCGACCGAGATCGACCACCTGAACGGCGTGGTCGTGCGCGAGGCAGCTGCCGCCGGTCGGGTCGCGCCCGTCAATCGAGCGCTCACCGCGCTCATGCACGAGGTCGAGGACCGCGGCGCGTTCCTGCCTGCCGAGCGGGTGCTCGACGCGGTGCGGGTCTGA
- a CDS encoding ABC transporter ATP-binding protein, translating to MIETDAMIEIGGLSAQYGEARVLNDVSLTVRPGEVVTLVGRNGAGKTTLLRSIMGLHRDLSGSIAYDGKQIETWSPNARARAGIGWVPDDRGIYASLTVAENLALPPVVHTDAWSMEQIHATFPRLRERRSSMGTQLSGGEQQMLAIARVLRMGSRLLLLDEPSEGLAPVIVQRIGEIIREITAQGVAVLLVEQNVKFASTVADRHYLLAQGRVVEQLSNADFLAREGELLEHLGM from the coding sequence ATGATCGAGACAGACGCCATGATCGAGATCGGCGGACTCTCCGCCCAGTACGGCGAGGCACGCGTGCTGAACGACGTCTCGCTGACCGTGCGACCCGGCGAGGTCGTGACACTCGTCGGCCGCAACGGGGCGGGCAAGACCACGCTGCTGCGTTCGATCATGGGCCTGCACCGAGACCTCAGCGGTTCCATCGCCTACGACGGCAAGCAGATCGAGACGTGGTCGCCGAACGCCAGGGCGCGGGCCGGCATCGGTTGGGTGCCGGACGACCGCGGCATCTACGCGAGCCTCACGGTCGCCGAGAACCTCGCCCTGCCGCCGGTCGTGCACACGGACGCGTGGTCGATGGAGCAGATCCATGCGACGTTCCCGCGTCTGCGCGAGCGCCGGTCGTCGATGGGCACCCAGCTCTCGGGCGGCGAGCAGCAGATGCTCGCGATCGCCCGCGTGCTCCGCATGGGCTCGCGCCTCTTGCTGCTCGACGAGCCGAGCGAGGGTCTCGCCCCCGTCATCGTGCAGCGCATCGGCGAGATCATCCGCGAGATCACGGCGCAGGGCGTCGCCGTGCTGCTCGTCGAGCAGAACGTGAAGTTCGCATCCACCGTCGCCGATCGGCACTACCTCCTCGCGCAGGGCCGCGTGGTCGAGCAACTCAGCAACGCCGACTTCCTCGCTCGCGAGGGCGAACTCCTGGAGCACCTCGGCATGTAG
- a CDS encoding uridine kinase: protein MRLVTTPRVTFLRSIADEVLRHHGRGRMIVAIDGPLQSGKTAFGDDLAAVLEERDHSVFRASMEGFHRSREAQSVFGDDTPARYHRYGFDESALRRVLVEPFRLGGSTAFVTRVWDPARDAWVEPKWITGPDDAILIVDGRFLLRQRLAELWDVRIALDGDPVDPADVLAYAEGDPRLVASVVVDNRDPEHPKRGRSGRP from the coding sequence ATGAGGCTCGTCACCACGCCCCGCGTCACCTTCCTTCGCTCGATCGCCGACGAGGTGCTGCGGCATCACGGGCGGGGACGCATGATCGTCGCAATCGACGGGCCGTTGCAGAGCGGCAAGACGGCGTTCGGCGACGACCTCGCCGCCGTGCTCGAGGAGCGGGACCACTCGGTGTTCCGCGCGAGCATGGAGGGATTCCACCGATCGCGGGAGGCGCAGTCCGTGTTCGGCGATGACACGCCCGCGCGGTACCACCGGTACGGGTTCGACGAATCCGCGCTGCGCCGCGTGCTCGTCGAGCCGTTCCGGCTCGGCGGCTCGACGGCCTTCGTGACCCGGGTCTGGGACCCGGCCCGCGACGCCTGGGTCGAGCCCAAGTGGATCACCGGCCCCGACGACGCGATCCTCATCGTCGACGGCCGGTTCCTGCTGCGGCAACGGCTCGCCGAGCTGTGGGACGTGCGGATCGCCCTCGACGGCGACCCCGTCGACCCTGCCGACGTCCTCGCGTACGCCGAGGGCGACCCGCGCCTCGTGGCATCCGTCGTCGTCGACAACCGCGACCCCGAGCACCCGAAGCGCGGCCGCTCCGGTCGCCCCTGA
- a CDS encoding branched-chain amino acid ABC transporter permease: MEAFLQYTVQGLAAGGFYALAALGLAVIFGALGVVNFAHGSFYMLGAVTAAVLLDVLDIHFWASLVIVPILMFIFGVIVELLLVQWLLKLDILYNFLLTFGLSLVLVDLVKRQYGVSGLPYEQPAGLDGLIRLGSVEIPAYQLFVFLFSLAVCLIVWLVLAKTRVGMIVRAATEEPERARALGINVSAWVTPVFGFGVALAGLAGVLAAPFRAVTATMGSNFVIILFAIVVIGGLGSVLGAVVAGFLVGLVEAYGQGYAGTFSQVLIFVLMAVVIMVRPAGLFGRKEAV, from the coding sequence ATGGAAGCCTTCCTCCAATACACCGTGCAGGGGCTCGCCGCCGGCGGGTTCTACGCCCTCGCCGCCCTCGGCCTCGCCGTGATCTTCGGCGCGCTCGGCGTGGTCAATTTCGCTCACGGTTCGTTCTACATGCTCGGCGCGGTCACCGCCGCCGTGCTCCTCGACGTGCTCGACATCCACTTCTGGGCGTCGCTCGTGATCGTGCCGATCCTCATGTTCATCTTCGGCGTCATCGTCGAACTGCTGCTCGTGCAGTGGCTGCTGAAGCTCGACATCCTCTACAACTTCCTGCTCACGTTCGGTCTGAGCCTCGTGCTCGTCGACCTCGTGAAGCGGCAGTACGGCGTCTCGGGCCTGCCGTACGAGCAGCCGGCGGGACTCGACGGGCTCATCCGGCTCGGTTCCGTCGAGATCCCCGCGTACCAGCTGTTCGTCTTCCTGTTCTCGCTCGCCGTGTGCCTCATCGTCTGGCTCGTGCTCGCCAAGACGCGTGTCGGCATGATCGTGCGCGCGGCGACCGAGGAACCCGAACGGGCCCGGGCGCTCGGCATCAACGTGAGCGCCTGGGTCACTCCGGTGTTCGGTTTCGGCGTCGCGCTCGCGGGGCTCGCCGGCGTGCTCGCAGCCCCGTTCCGGGCGGTCACGGCGACGATGGGCAGCAACTTCGTCATCATCCTGTTCGCGATCGTCGTCATCGGGGGCCTCGGCTCCGTGCTCGGCGCGGTCGTGGCGGGCTTCCTCGTGGGGCTCGTCGAGGCATACGGCCAGGGTTACGCGGGCACCTTCTCCCAAGTGCTGATCTTCGTGCTGATGGCGGTCGTCATCATGGTGCGGCCCGCCGGCCTGTTCGGAAGGAAGGAAGCGGTATGA